A window of Macrotis lagotis isolate mMagLag1 chromosome 1, bilby.v1.9.chrom.fasta, whole genome shotgun sequence genomic DNA:
GGCTAGAGGAATCTGATTAGTCTTTGGGTAGAGCTTCAAGTATGCTAATTGAAATGGAGATGAATAGATTTGACCCTATCACTAATCCGTCTTTGGCAAATTACCTGGGTTTCTATCCATGGTTTtggtttcctcacttgtaaatgCAGGAGTGTGGATCCTACATTTCTAGGATTTGAATGTGGAATAATAAGCTTAAGAGGAAGCAGGAGACAGGTCCTCTAAATTGGCATTCAAGAAATGGACTTTCATAGTGCAGTTTTGGACCGGCAGTCCCAAAGGTCTTCTACTGTGAGTCCCAGTCACCCTCCCCTCAACCACTTATTCCCGGCCCCAAATAAGGAGTTGGCAATCAGGATGAGGGTATCAGACAGCAATAAATTTATTGAgtattccaaaaaataaaaatcaacacaAACCagtaaaaaataagaacattggGACTATggaaaatatatgttaaaaaatgCAAGAGGAAAAGGGTCCAGGGTAGGAAGGGTTCAGAAATTGAGCTAACACATCATAATGGGAATGTCAGGGTTGGGAGGCAGGAAGGGGAATATTATTAAATACTGAATGATTGAAGTTTGGGAACCTTTAATGTGAAGCGTCTAGAAGCCAGGAACCTAGCTCTCAGCTAATTGGAAGCAAACATGGAGGACTCTGTCAAATGACTAGATGATCTGGAAAAAACTTGTTCTGGTGAGGGAGACTCTCTGTCCCAACCCCAGCCAACAACAGGCTTCTTCCTGGGTCCTGCCCACTCAGTGCCTCCTACCAGACCCTAATGGCTTCACTTGGCCCCCTGAGCCTCTGATTCTTCCTCATCATCCTCATAcatctccccttcctcttctgcAGTGGCATCCTGGTACTGTTGGTACTCAGACACCAAGTCATTCATGTTGCTCTCAGCTTCTGTGAACTCCATCTCATCCATCCCCTCCCCGGTGTACCAGTGAAGGAAGGCCTTGCGGCGGAACATGGCAGTGAACTGCTCGGAGATGCGCTTGAAGAGCTCCTGGATGGCTGTGCTATTGCCAATGAAAGTAGAAGACATCTTCAGGCCACGGGGTGGGATGTCACAGACGGCCACCTTCACATTGTTGGGGATCCATTCCACGAAGTAGCTGCTGTTCTTGCTCTGAATGGCCAACATCTGCTCATCCACTTCCTTCATAGACATGCGGCCACGGAAGACAGTGGCCACTGTCAGGTAACGCCCGTGGCGAGGGTCGCAGGCTGCCATCATATTCTTGGCATCAAACATCTGTTGGGTGAGCTCAGGGACTGTGAGGGCTCGGTACTGCTGGCTGCCACGGGCTGTGAGCGGGGCAAAGCCAGGCATGAAAAAGTGTAGACGAGGGAAGGGAACCATATTGACGGCCAGTTTCCGGAGGTCAGCATTGAGCTGGCCAGGGAAACGCAAGGAAGTGGTAACGCCACTCATGGTGGCAGAGACCAAGTGATTGAGGTCGCCATAGGTGGGGGTGGCTAGCTTGAGTGTGCGGAAGCAGATATCATAAAGGGCTTCATTGTCGATGCAATAGGTCTCATCTGTGTTCTCCACCAGCTGGTGGATGGACAGCGTGGCATTGTAAGGTTCCACCACCGTATCGGACACTTTAGGGGAGGGTACCACACTGAAAGTGTTCATGATCCGGTCAGGGTACTCTTCTCGGACCTTGCTGATGAGCAGGGTGCCCATACCTGAGCCAGTGCCCCCACCCAAGGAATGAGTGAGCTGAAAGCCCTGAAGACAGTCACAGTTTTCACACTCTTTCCTCACCACATCGAGCACGGAATCCACCAGTTCGGCCCCCTCAGTGTAGTGACCCTTGGCCCAGTTGTTTCCTGCCCCACTCTGACCTGTGAGACGGGAAGAGAGTAAAATAGCTAAAGGGGATAAAAATCCACAGGAGAGCTCAAAGGGTTAAGCAGGCCAGTAGTTTATGTTAGTACTGACATTTACAATGTATGAGGAGCTTTCAGATCCATGCTTTCAGCTGCCCCATGAGGAAGGAGGGAAACTGCTATGCTCGCTAGATAATGTCAGGGTGA
This region includes:
- the TUBB3 gene encoding tubulin beta-3 chain, with translation MREIVHIQAGQCGNQIGAKFWEVISDEHGIDPSGNYVGDSDLQLERISVYYNEASSHKYVPRAILVDLEPGTMDSVRSGAFGHLFRPDNFIFGQSGAGNNWAKGHYTEGAELVDSVLDVVRKECENCDCLQGFQLTHSLGGGTGSGMGTLLISKVREEYPDRIMNTFSVVPSPKVSDTVVEPYNATLSIHQLVENTDETYCIDNEALYDICFRTLKLATPTYGDLNHLVSATMSGVTTSLRFPGQLNADLRKLAVNMVPFPRLHFFMPGFAPLTARGSQQYRALTVPELTQQMFDAKNMMAACDPRHGRYLTVATVFRGRMSMKEVDEQMLAIQSKNSSYFVEWIPNNVKVAVCDIPPRGLKMSSTFIGNSTAIQELFKRISEQFTAMFRRKAFLHWYTGEGMDEMEFTEAESNMNDLVSEYQQYQDATAEEEGEMYEDDEEESEAQGAK